CGTTGCTACACCCCAAAGAGATCCTGATCCTGGCTTTATCCCACTTTAAGGGATTCACCACAACCACTGAAgaaagcctgcacacacaccttatcCACTTCATCAAGACCTTGTTTGGAGACAAACTTGTCTCAATATCTGTAAAGTGCACATTGTCTTTTTCCCATTAAAATCAAACATACAGCAGATCCTCTTTTCACTTTCACAGCAATTCTTTGTCTCACAACAGAGCACCCCCACCCTGGAGCTGTGCTGGGAGCGAGGCAACAACATCATCATTTCATATGACTATCAAGCCGCTCAGGATCCTGAGATATGGGGGAATATAACCTATTGCTACGGCAACAGCATgaatcctgcagatgttgagaGAAAACTCTCTGACTTTTTGGAAAAGGAAAGGCCTTCAGAATGTGAGttttctctccctgcagtcagtaataataataatgttcagaCTAATTATTCCACCTGCACCACCTGCAGGTTTCTTTGTATGTGGCTTGAACCTGACACTGCCTGAGAACGCCGGGGTCCTCAAGTACATCCTTTGCGCTTGTGACACCCTCGCCAAAGTCATATGGAGGAGTCTTCCTGAGCTGATTCGGTGGCTGAAACAGGAGGGTGGAAAAACACCTCAACTTGTGAACATCGTGGCCTCAGATTTGGTGACTCGTGGAAACTTTGTCTCAACAGTGGTCAAGCTCAATgaaaaaatataatgaaaatgtGCTGTTTGTAAATAGGAATCTCTACTCtactgtttatttcttttcacCCAAAATCTTACATTAAATCTATACAATTTGAGGTcctaagtaaaaaataaaatataatgtaaagtTAATTAATTTCTTGCTCTCTTGTTAATGCCCCTGTCTGTAGTGCGCCTGCGCCATCATGTGTCTAATGACTGTATTACAATAAAGCGTTCATGAAAGTTTGGACTAGTCTATGTAAACAAAGTAGCTAGTAGCTAGTTAGCTTGCTAAAGAGACACCATTATTGGTGGATTAGGATGCTAAGACTAGCATGGCGTCGGTCGGCGTCCAAAAGTAGCCGTGCTGAGCCTGCACGCCTTTTAGCTGCAGTGTTTCAGGGAGCCGAGGGTCCGCAGTACAACTCATACCGTGATAGTCGGGGTTTCAGACACAttccccacccaccaccaccaagcGACAGGTCCCCGTTCCTCC
This window of the Parambassis ranga chromosome 6, fParRan2.1, whole genome shotgun sequence genome carries:
- the LOC114437291 gene encoding PI-PLC X domain-containing protein 1-like isoform X2, which encodes MSYDLDIHSSIVEPDILKKFSKLYFMRKVVRKWAVTQEETITKQLDAGVRYFDLRIARKPNDSNPTRLYFYHGLYTRTDVETVLQEIHDWALLHPKEILILALSHFKGFTTTTEESLHTHLIHFIKTLFGDKLVSISSTPTLELCWERGNNIIISYDYQAAQDPEIWGNITYCYGNSMNPADVERKLSDFLEKERPSECFFVCGLNLTLPENAGVLKYILCACDTLAKVIWRSLPELIRWLKQEGGKTPQLVNIVASDLVTRGNFVSTVVKLNEKI
- the LOC114437291 gene encoding PI-PLC X domain-containing protein 1-like isoform X1, translating into MSNSDWMSQLPAELHTVPLFNLAIPGSHDSMSYDLDIHSSIVEPDILKKFSKLYFMRKVVRKWAVTQEETITKQLDAGVRYFDLRIARKPNDSNPTRLYFYHGLYTRTDVETVLQEIHDWALLHPKEILILALSHFKGFTTTTEESLHTHLIHFIKTLFGDKLVSISSTPTLELCWERGNNIIISYDYQAAQDPEIWGNITYCYGNSMNPADVERKLSDFLEKERPSECFFVCGLNLTLPENAGVLKYILCACDTLAKVIWRSLPELIRWLKQEGGKTPQLVNIVASDLVTRGNFVSTVVKLNEKI